In Streptomyces sp. 840.1, one DNA window encodes the following:
- a CDS encoding LysR family transcriptional regulator — protein MELRDIDIFLTLAEELHFGRTAERLHVSQARVSQAIGKQERRLGVTLFDRTSRRVALTPVGRRLREDLQQAVDLLHAGLARAQAAGLGAGRTLRLGVFGHAGHELRPLVEAFRVRHPGCDIQFGEINGNDAFTALRDGKHDAHVLWLPVAEPDLTVGPTVLTGGRVLAVSADHPLVARGAASLEDLADNQVVDLGPEPPEYWVAAMVPHRTPLGRRIPRGPAARTFHEILSLVAAGHCVHVLGEIAARYNNPPGIAFLPLHDAPALEWALTWRTGTDNPALHALARTAAALGPTAL, from the coding sequence ATGGAGCTTCGGGACATCGACATCTTCCTGACGCTGGCCGAGGAGCTGCACTTCGGCCGCACGGCGGAACGGCTCCACGTTTCCCAGGCCCGCGTCAGCCAGGCCATCGGCAAACAGGAACGGCGCCTGGGCGTGACCCTGTTCGACCGCACCAGCCGGCGTGTTGCTCTGACCCCGGTCGGCCGGCGGCTGCGCGAAGACCTCCAGCAGGCCGTCGATCTCCTCCACGCGGGACTCGCCCGCGCCCAGGCTGCGGGCCTCGGCGCGGGCCGGACCCTGCGCCTGGGCGTCTTCGGCCACGCCGGACACGAACTGCGGCCCCTCGTCGAGGCGTTCCGCGTACGCCACCCCGGCTGCGACATCCAGTTCGGCGAGATCAACGGCAACGACGCGTTCACCGCCCTGCGCGACGGGAAGCACGACGCGCACGTGCTGTGGCTGCCCGTCGCCGAACCGGACCTCACCGTCGGCCCCACCGTGCTCACCGGAGGCCGTGTGCTGGCCGTGTCCGCGGACCACCCGCTCGTCGCGCGCGGTGCCGCGTCCCTGGAGGACCTCGCCGACAACCAGGTCGTCGACCTGGGCCCCGAGCCCCCCGAGTACTGGGTCGCCGCCATGGTCCCCCACCGAACCCCGCTCGGCCGCCGCATCCCCCGGGGCCCGGCCGCACGGACCTTCCACGAGATCCTCTCCCTGGTCGCCGCCGGGCACTGCGTCCACGTCCTGGGCGAGATCGCCGCCCGCTACAACAATCCCCCCGGCATCGCCTTCCTCCCCCTCCACGACGCCCCCGCCCTCGAATGGGCGCTCACCTGGCGCACCGGCACCGACAACCCGGCCCTCCACGCCCTGGCCCGGACAGCGGCCGCCCTCGGCCCGACCGCGCTGTAG
- a CDS encoding helix-turn-helix transcriptional regulator, which yields MQREQLADFLRRRREAIRPSEAGITAGPRRRTSGLRREEVAMLAGMSTDYVVRLEQGRSSQPSVQLLGALARALRLSDDERDHLFRLAGHQPPPADGADRPARAGLIRMIDLLGDTPAMVLSDLGEILAQNRTSALLTGDHADFTGDRRYTVYRWFTDPAARSGAPVMEQEHHARQLVADLRAAAGRRSGDPTVTGLVDRLRAASADFGRLWAEHEVAVRRADRKIILHPRVGPMLMDCETLLTPDQRQQLLVLTPADPETRERLDLLRVLGTQSFPTGGSEHSERTDPPSG from the coding sequence ATGCAACGTGAACAGCTCGCCGACTTCCTGCGCCGCCGTCGCGAGGCGATCCGCCCCTCGGAGGCGGGCATCACCGCCGGCCCACGCCGCCGCACCAGCGGCCTGCGCCGGGAGGAGGTGGCCATGCTCGCGGGCATGTCGACGGACTACGTCGTGCGCCTGGAACAGGGCCGCAGCAGTCAGCCCTCGGTCCAGCTGCTGGGCGCCCTGGCCCGAGCGCTGCGGCTGTCCGATGACGAGCGCGACCACCTGTTCCGCCTGGCCGGCCACCAGCCGCCGCCCGCCGACGGGGCCGACCGCCCGGCCCGCGCCGGCTTGATCCGCATGATCGATCTCCTCGGTGACACCCCCGCCATGGTCCTGTCCGACCTGGGCGAGATCCTCGCCCAGAACCGGACGTCCGCCCTGCTCACGGGCGACCATGCCGATTTCACCGGTGACCGCCGCTACACCGTCTACCGCTGGTTCACCGACCCGGCCGCCCGTAGCGGCGCCCCCGTGATGGAGCAGGAGCATCACGCGCGCCAGCTCGTGGCGGACCTGCGCGCCGCGGCCGGCCGCCGCTCCGGCGACCCGACGGTCACCGGTCTGGTCGATCGGCTGCGGGCCGCGAGTGCGGACTTCGGCCGGCTGTGGGCCGAGCACGAGGTGGCGGTCCGGCGCGCCGACCGCAAGATCATCCTGCATCCCCGGGTGGGGCCGATGCTCATGGACTGCGAGACCCTGCTCACTCCGGACCAGCGCCAGCAGCTGCTGGTCCTCACCCCGGCGGACCCTGAGACCCGCGAGCGGCTGGACCTGCTGCGGGTACTCGGCACCCAGTCGTTCCCCACCGGGGGCAGCGAGCACTCCGAGCGCACCGACCCGCCCTCCGGCTGA
- a CDS encoding DEAD/DEAH box helicase, with amino-acid sequence MPLDVPSEPPTSDNVFDEAVTGPAGWDISQSDWDELRSGLSAAYVEPGARQRFLRDLRFPAKELPPSASSQADFWEHVRERAESGAASLSWQDLARLANEDQTASHQAIFTRLGGVGEPVTVGGLGEPVTGAPPLAGPPREAPESAIGSMGPTIRGYGELLPVGDRPDLRNALLESWEGRLGSWAELSDFQKKLLVLCREIIDQRGVGLIYAVTNSGKTTLARFGMTMAVSSGSTSMMLLPIKALVTQEHSEWQVLQGSGPDMTGLRIYPASRDYPENDRPVGAGSYDVALAIYEKLGVYLVHRMSPLRRSALLVVDELQMLAERSERAAKLEALLTLVKMLPRDQQPALLGLSAALSPAAGETLERWLGHDRLLRKHFTNVRPVPLDTYVVGPRRWLVQEKAHLLSMPGVDQTPPPRYEEEHELGGIRDKHAKALSLRFEGLPGSRLSTAPLAAALVVQTLIKDPDKRIIVFVPGRTIAQNLALAIQDLLQDTTGQKPAGRRGSPWQGGRYNGPESRARDAAGRLYERLKNSDLPLYDLVMRGLRHGVAFHTAALAPTLRRQVEDEFREPDGLLRVIVATDTLAVGLNLPADVVIATSVSGWGGEGTNRVRRLLPAADLDNKGGRAGRRLERTVTDQLGKFYILVPSPKDLQEIEGLTPQQVKTLSTEEGVYGTFVNNSERSLRVRSQFRDTLQISGLVLQALCQGRSGLTRRQWLQRVTEILGGLLISYEPDSPDIPEAEDVLRELDARNLIVFSEGEGYRGGEEVLSLSPLGQALGQSGLELDDAAELQHMAQLALENKGHLDLLWHAFKARSVQRVTAWVALPGPPTSHHMPSLKGAVLTLLCAHCLPGDSAEAPTRRHYSLRYIATKGPAVPDRLLSENNQQISDDLRRLLAVDEDDLTIEDANALLRAVVAWEWLNGTPYDEMAKRIGGVVQSSEQPDRGKRRAPSVKLYYADVEQLCEQVAGYLRATAELCVGEDGYDHSFRMHALAQRVESGLPTWLARVSRMRIPSLHRERLAKLAGDKELNHLSDLVNADVIKAVLDEQERETIRKTIESRMEDERKQLERIEGEVAGETIPGTEGETFAELSGDLDNAETAKEYLDRLCETMRDMGLHVTEPAMEGAFAVSVWTAPGTGATVEIMVPKQFSLTAEGAKAVAGRPARVIVRGADAGARRVLEEQGTQARFVTMEYLLQTLAHLVQDLQHAFSADQAVEELRKIRVSSIGRDW; translated from the coding sequence ATGCCACTCGATGTGCCGTCCGAGCCGCCCACGTCCGACAACGTATTCGACGAGGCGGTGACGGGCCCGGCCGGCTGGGACATCTCACAGAGCGACTGGGACGAACTCCGGTCGGGGCTGAGCGCCGCATATGTGGAACCCGGTGCGAGGCAGAGGTTTCTGCGCGACCTGCGCTTCCCGGCCAAAGAGCTCCCGCCGTCCGCGTCCAGCCAGGCCGACTTCTGGGAACACGTCCGGGAACGGGCCGAATCGGGGGCCGCGTCCCTGAGCTGGCAGGATCTCGCCCGGCTGGCCAACGAGGACCAGACGGCCAGCCACCAGGCGATCTTCACCAGGTTGGGTGGCGTGGGGGAACCCGTCACCGTGGGCGGCCTCGGGGAACCCGTCACCGGTGCGCCGCCGCTCGCCGGCCCCCCGCGCGAGGCCCCCGAGTCGGCGATCGGCTCCATGGGGCCCACCATCCGCGGCTACGGCGAGCTGCTCCCGGTCGGCGACCGCCCGGACCTGCGGAACGCACTGCTGGAGAGCTGGGAGGGAAGACTCGGATCCTGGGCCGAACTGTCCGACTTCCAGAAGAAGTTACTCGTCCTCTGCCGGGAGATCATCGACCAGCGGGGGGTGGGACTCATCTATGCCGTGACCAACAGCGGCAAGACCACCCTGGCCCGGTTCGGCATGACGATGGCTGTGAGTTCGGGCAGCACCTCGATGATGCTGCTACCGATCAAGGCCCTGGTGACCCAGGAGCACTCCGAGTGGCAGGTGCTCCAGGGCAGCGGCCCGGACATGACGGGCCTGCGGATCTATCCGGCCTCGCGGGACTACCCGGAGAACGACCGGCCGGTCGGCGCGGGCTCGTACGACGTCGCGCTGGCCATCTACGAGAAGCTCGGGGTGTACCTGGTACACCGGATGTCCCCGCTGCGCCGCAGCGCCCTCCTCGTCGTCGACGAACTCCAGATGCTGGCGGAGCGGAGCGAGCGGGCCGCCAAGCTGGAGGCCCTGCTCACCCTGGTGAAGATGCTCCCCCGGGACCAGCAGCCCGCTCTCCTGGGGCTGTCCGCCGCGCTCTCACCGGCGGCGGGCGAGACGCTGGAGCGCTGGCTGGGACACGACCGGCTGCTTCGGAAGCACTTCACGAACGTGCGACCGGTGCCGCTCGACACCTACGTGGTGGGTCCACGACGCTGGCTGGTGCAGGAGAAGGCCCACCTGCTGAGCATGCCCGGCGTCGACCAGACACCACCGCCCCGCTACGAGGAGGAACACGAGCTCGGCGGCATCCGCGACAAACACGCCAAGGCACTCTCCCTGCGCTTCGAGGGACTTCCCGGAAGCAGGCTCTCCACCGCGCCGCTCGCGGCCGCCCTGGTCGTCCAGACCCTGATCAAGGATCCGGACAAGCGGATCATCGTCTTCGTCCCCGGCCGCACCATCGCCCAGAACCTCGCGCTGGCCATTCAGGACCTGCTGCAGGACACCACCGGCCAGAAACCGGCCGGCAGACGCGGCTCTCCCTGGCAGGGCGGCCGCTACAACGGGCCCGAGTCGCGGGCCAGGGACGCCGCGGGCCGTCTGTACGAGAGGCTGAAGAACTCGGATCTGCCCCTGTACGACCTGGTCATGCGGGGTCTGCGGCACGGCGTCGCCTTTCACACGGCCGCCCTGGCGCCCACCCTGCGGCGCCAGGTGGAGGACGAGTTCAGGGAGCCCGACGGGCTGCTGCGGGTGATCGTCGCCACGGACACCCTGGCCGTGGGACTCAACCTGCCCGCCGACGTCGTCATCGCGACGAGCGTGTCCGGCTGGGGCGGTGAGGGAACCAACCGGGTACGGCGCCTCCTGCCGGCGGCCGACCTGGACAACAAGGGCGGGCGCGCGGGGCGGCGGCTCGAAAGGACGGTGACCGACCAGCTCGGGAAGTTCTACATCCTCGTCCCGTCCCCGAAGGACCTCCAGGAGATCGAAGGCCTGACCCCGCAACAGGTCAAGACGCTCTCGACCGAGGAGGGCGTGTACGGAACCTTCGTCAACAACTCTGAACGCTCGCTCAGGGTCCGTTCGCAATTCCGCGACACGCTCCAGATCAGCGGTCTGGTCCTCCAGGCGCTCTGCCAGGGCCGCAGCGGGCTCACCCGGCGGCAGTGGCTCCAGCGGGTGACGGAGATCCTCGGCGGACTCCTCATCTCCTACGAGCCCGACTCCCCGGACATCCCCGAAGCCGAGGACGTCCTGCGGGAACTCGACGCACGGAACCTGATCGTGTTCAGCGAGGGCGAGGGGTACCGGGGCGGTGAGGAGGTGCTGTCCCTGTCCCCGCTCGGACAGGCACTCGGCCAGTCGGGCCTGGAGCTGGACGACGCGGCGGAACTGCAGCACATGGCGCAGCTCGCGCTCGAGAACAAGGGCCACCTCGACCTGCTGTGGCACGCGTTCAAGGCCCGGTCCGTACAGCGGGTCACCGCCTGGGTCGCGTTGCCCGGCCCGCCCACGAGCCACCACATGCCTTCGCTCAAGGGAGCCGTGCTCACCCTCCTGTGCGCGCACTGCCTGCCGGGCGACTCCGCCGAAGCACCGACCCGGCGCCACTACTCCCTGCGCTACATCGCCACCAAGGGACCGGCCGTACCGGACCGGCTGCTCAGCGAGAACAACCAGCAGATCTCCGACGACCTGCGCCGGCTCCTGGCAGTCGACGAGGACGACCTGACGATAGAGGACGCCAACGCGCTCCTGCGGGCGGTCGTCGCGTGGGAGTGGCTGAACGGGACTCCGTACGACGAGATGGCCAAGCGGATAGGCGGCGTGGTCCAGTCGTCCGAGCAGCCCGACCGGGGCAAACGGCGGGCGCCCTCGGTCAAGCTGTACTACGCGGACGTCGAGCAGCTCTGCGAACAGGTCGCGGGATACCTGCGCGCCACGGCCGAACTCTGCGTGGGCGAGGACGGATACGACCACTCCTTCCGCATGCACGCACTGGCGCAGCGCGTCGAGTCGGGGCTGCCGACCTGGCTCGCGCGCGTATCGAGGATGCGCATCCCGTCGCTGCACCGCGAGCGCCTCGCCAAGCTGGCCGGTGACAAGGAGCTGAACCACCTGTCCGACCTCGTGAACGCCGACGTCATCAAGGCGGTGCTCGACGAGCAGGAACGCGAGACCATCCGGAAGACCATCGAGAGCCGGATGGAGGACGAGCGCAAACAGCTCGAACGAATCGAGGGCGAGGTGGCCGGGGAGACCATTCCGGGCACCGAGGGCGAGACGTTCGCCGAACTCTCGGGCGACCTCGACAACGCGGAAACGGCCAAGGAGTACCTGGACCGACTCTGCGAGACCATGCGGGACATGGGCCTGCACGTCACGGAGCCGGCGATGGAGGGCGCGTTCGCCGTGTCCGTCTGGACCGCCCCCGGCACCGGGGCCACCGTCGAGATCATGGTGCCCAAACAGTTCTCGCTCACGGCCGAGGGCGCCAAGGCCGTGGCCGGACGGCCTGCCCGGGTCATCGTGCGGGGTGCGGACGCCGGCGCGCGGAGGGTACTGGAGGAGCAGGGCACACAGGCCCGGTTCGTGACCATGGAGTACCTGCTCCAGACGCTGGCCCACCTCGTACAGGACCTCCAGCACGCCTTCTCGGCGGACCAGGCGGTCGAGGAGCTGCGGAAGATCAGGGTGTCGTCGATCGGAAGGGACTGGTGA
- a CDS encoding DoxX family protein, with protein sequence MNLALWIATALLAAVALAGGISKTFVPRARLAAQHGGEWTRDVGAGYIKALGILELLAAAGLILPAALDMAPVMVPVTASCWVVLMIGAMITHGRFGQPRLVLLNSVYLALAVLTAWGRFGPWSFGG encoded by the coding sequence ATGAACCTCGCCCTATGGATCGCCACCGCACTACTGGCCGCGGTCGCCCTCGCCGGCGGCATCAGCAAGACCTTCGTTCCCAGGGCCAGGCTGGCCGCACAGCACGGCGGGGAATGGACACGGGATGTCGGCGCGGGTTACATCAAGGCCCTCGGCATCCTCGAACTGCTCGCGGCGGCGGGCCTGATACTGCCCGCCGCGCTCGACATGGCACCGGTGATGGTGCCGGTGACGGCCAGCTGCTGGGTCGTCCTCATGATCGGCGCGATGATCACCCACGGGCGCTTCGGCCAGCCCAGGCTGGTGCTGCTGAACTCCGTCTATCTCGCCCTGGCCGTCCTCACGGCCTGGGGCCGCTTCGGGCCCTGGTCCTTCGGCGGCTGA
- a CDS encoding nuclear transport factor 2 family protein, protein MSSLQAVADRVEIEALCAEVTDAVMVREFDRFASLFTSDGAMRWPHIGREFVGREEIREAIEWGQGLWEFFVQNVHPGALRIDGDTARGRVYIHEFGRMRDGSSHANWALYHDRYRRTPDGWKFSERVYEVRYVDATPLTGAPPPHHEPVHHEPVHHEPVHHEPVHHEPARPEPRQL, encoded by the coding sequence ATGAGCAGTCTGCAGGCCGTCGCCGATCGAGTCGAGATCGAGGCGCTGTGCGCCGAGGTCACCGATGCGGTGATGGTGCGCGAGTTCGACCGCTTCGCCTCGCTGTTCACGTCCGACGGTGCCATGCGGTGGCCGCACATCGGTAGGGAGTTCGTCGGCCGCGAGGAGATCCGCGAGGCGATCGAGTGGGGCCAGGGGCTGTGGGAGTTCTTCGTGCAGAACGTCCACCCCGGTGCCCTCCGGATCGACGGCGACACCGCGCGGGGACGCGTGTACATCCATGAGTTCGGGCGGATGCGTGACGGCAGCTCGCACGCCAACTGGGCGCTGTACCACGACCGTTACCGGCGTACCCCCGACGGCTGGAAGTTCAGCGAACGCGTCTACGAGGTCAGGTACGTCGACGCCACGCCGCTCACCGGAGCGCCGCCTCCGCACCACGAGCCCGTGCACCACGAGCCCGTGCACCACGAGCCCGTGCACCACGAGCCCGTGCACCACGAGCCCGCGCGCCCCGAGCCCAGGCAGCTCTGA
- a CDS encoding effector-associated domain EAD1-containing protein, with translation MTPADTDRAPLNQQEVRALAEVYHSAGRARLMLRSAGFPAPAIPAGANTMGEFWSQVSSELEGGVMADGRTRILSRAHAEHPFHPVFAAGEQDGPGPAMAGAGAVATPDERLRVMLLGAEPARYGATRAGAELRAAARETGGRLDMRLFPAAGAADLGEIRSILPHVLHLACHGTREELILEDAGGEAHHLAADDLVNTLKLAAEHRGHRLRALVLRSCEGQEVAERFRPYAEVVIAHRGRLDAECSVLFAAAFYRELADSPGPPNAPAIGAAAHFAAQDTVNQAAMCRSVQTQLLVLPGTA, from the coding sequence GTGACGCCCGCGGACACGGACAGAGCCCCACTGAACCAGCAGGAGGTGCGGGCGCTGGCGGAGGTCTACCACTCGGCGGGGCGCGCCCGGCTGATGCTGCGCTCCGCCGGATTCCCGGCTCCGGCGATCCCGGCCGGTGCGAACACCATGGGCGAGTTCTGGAGCCAGGTCTCCTCGGAGCTGGAGGGCGGCGTGATGGCTGACGGGCGGACCCGCATCCTGTCCAGAGCCCACGCCGAGCACCCCTTCCACCCCGTGTTCGCCGCCGGGGAGCAGGACGGGCCGGGGCCGGCGATGGCGGGCGCGGGCGCGGTGGCAACGCCGGACGAGCGCCTGCGCGTGATGCTCCTGGGCGCCGAGCCCGCCCGATACGGCGCCACCAGGGCCGGCGCCGAACTGCGGGCGGCCGCCAGAGAGACCGGCGGGCGCCTGGACATGCGGCTCTTCCCGGCCGCCGGCGCCGCCGATCTGGGGGAGATCCGTTCGATCCTCCCCCATGTGCTGCACCTCGCCTGCCACGGTACGCGCGAGGAGCTGATCCTCGAGGACGCCGGCGGCGAGGCACACCACCTGGCGGCGGACGATCTCGTCAACACTCTGAAGCTCGCGGCCGAGCACCGCGGTCACCGGCTGCGGGCGCTGGTCCTGCGTTCCTGCGAGGGCCAGGAGGTGGCGGAGCGCTTCAGGCCGTACGCGGAGGTCGTCATCGCCCACCGCGGAAGGCTGGACGCGGAGTGCTCCGTCCTCTTCGCCGCCGCCTTCTACCGCGAACTCGCGGACTCCCCCGGCCCGCCCAACGCACCGGCCATCGGGGCCGCGGCCCATTTCGCGGCCCAGGACACCGTCAACCAGGCCGCGATGTGCCGCAGCGTCCAGACCCAGCTCTTAGTCCTGCCCGGCACGGCGTGA
- a CDS encoding CHAT domain-containing protein has protein sequence MTDEDRESWPLQIAMRTLSAPTYDEVLDQLAEMPPGRHGEAGAFLREHAGTIGSQGRGPLAELALFLAERCEDLGAQTPASTGQPRRSRPGSGSGSGSGGGFPRLLRRACAAGDVLGAYRVLAGHQALFPPEPVRAAVRLLAEWRADRTRNAHAIAALGLLAEDGPSQVTARADWANHLLRQGRHRRALYHAARALSLQHAVGDAHSLVNTHLQLASVYRAMDDLPHRAEVLLQAAAAVDRESVSAVEEAAVRFQLADTLTSLHRYREAVLPLERAEALAARPENDSDAAYLPSRWDLLSCRARVAEALGALGAAADAYRALLELPEMSTRAAPRAATLYALVSCLRRTHRQREAYELLNSELERAEQQGAGYLNLVSLRCTMAGLLFSGTDPRLPRDLHSLEEQLMKGVFDAAGSTYPCFGELFVTMGDLDLSEGHDAGAAECYRYALYVAGDTEDAQQPAHLPERLRERTLLSRLLPLGGPTDPVGFALGKLRERMLRLFPEGSNDLPDTRLLALQRLCVVERDPERRARMADRLAAGLRRAAERKVPRTLQDLAVPVCEAVAEAHGPLEGARLLEEVLAFHDAQGRLPDPALPLGLARLLERVRGGHRRAFEVLWHHRGLRLRARDSHPLLQDADQAAGQVLPLYEALLSLLFEHGENLPLPDGRPPGVLAFDLHEEAKARGLAEDLVRMPLAKPSHVPQRLWDAEQRLLHAQRQLAGGDRPDRAWSWRECVRALAPLYEALEPFAPEYVRLRRAQPACFEEASGLLDQAAPAEGMVLASYFTGESETFCFVLASGEYAMRWHRIPVGRAQLHAAAERIRLTVDGDRSAFPAVPPIKPRRPVPLPLEGLAELLLPFQELLADRGLLCVAPHGPLSVLPLGALRLPDGRYCVEQAALVYTPSISGLTALRAARPAGSGNALCVRVAAEEDLQNGGSGFEAEALPAGHGWRLSSLTGPEATPEEVLAGIEQADLAYIACHGHQDHSDPENSALLLSDGTDRPSRRADPASQRARRTSLRARDLAESRTPSRVVLRACSVGWHEPDHPGEDFTGLPRALLRGGTRTVLAPVWQVDRTSSAALLDEVTGAVMRGRPMWRALWDAQRRMLADADHAYLSHPYHWAAFVPLGDWS, from the coding sequence ATGACGGATGAGGACCGGGAGTCGTGGCCTCTGCAGATCGCGATGCGCACCCTGTCGGCGCCCACGTACGACGAGGTGCTCGACCAGTTGGCGGAGATGCCGCCCGGCCGGCACGGCGAGGCCGGGGCGTTCCTGCGGGAGCATGCCGGGACGATCGGCTCCCAGGGCCGGGGCCCGCTCGCCGAACTGGCACTGTTCCTCGCCGAGCGCTGCGAGGACCTGGGCGCACAGACGCCCGCGTCCACCGGGCAGCCGCGCCGCTCCCGCCCCGGTTCCGGTTCCGGTTCCGGTTCCGGCGGGGGATTCCCGCGGCTGCTGCGCCGCGCCTGCGCGGCCGGGGACGTGCTGGGCGCCTACCGGGTGCTGGCCGGGCACCAGGCGCTGTTCCCGCCGGAACCGGTGCGGGCCGCGGTGCGGCTGCTGGCGGAGTGGCGCGCCGACCGGACCCGTAACGCCCACGCGATCGCCGCGCTGGGCCTGCTCGCCGAGGACGGCCCGAGCCAGGTCACGGCCCGCGCCGACTGGGCGAACCACCTGCTGCGCCAGGGACGGCACCGCAGAGCGCTCTACCACGCGGCCCGCGCGCTGTCGCTGCAGCACGCGGTGGGCGACGCGCACTCGCTGGTGAACACCCACCTGCAGCTGGCCTCGGTCTACCGCGCGATGGACGATCTGCCGCACCGGGCCGAGGTGCTGCTGCAGGCGGCCGCAGCCGTCGACAGGGAGAGCGTCTCCGCCGTGGAGGAGGCGGCGGTGCGCTTCCAGCTCGCGGACACCCTCACCTCGCTGCACCGCTACCGGGAGGCCGTGCTCCCGCTGGAGCGCGCGGAGGCGCTGGCGGCACGTCCGGAGAACGACTCGGACGCGGCGTACCTGCCCTCGCGCTGGGATCTCCTCAGCTGCCGGGCCCGGGTGGCGGAGGCGCTCGGCGCGCTGGGAGCGGCCGCCGATGCCTACCGCGCGCTGCTGGAGCTGCCCGAGATGTCGACGCGGGCCGCGCCGCGCGCCGCGACCCTGTACGCACTGGTCTCCTGCCTGCGACGCACCCACCGCCAGCGGGAGGCGTACGAACTCCTCAACTCCGAGCTGGAGCGCGCCGAACAGCAGGGCGCGGGATACCTCAACCTGGTGTCCCTGCGCTGCACCATGGCCGGGCTGCTGTTCTCCGGCACCGATCCGCGACTCCCCCGCGACCTGCACTCGCTGGAGGAGCAGCTGATGAAGGGCGTCTTCGACGCGGCGGGCTCCACCTACCCGTGCTTCGGCGAGCTGTTCGTCACGATGGGCGACCTGGACCTGTCCGAGGGCCACGACGCGGGCGCGGCCGAGTGCTACCGCTACGCCCTGTACGTCGCCGGGGACACCGAGGACGCCCAGCAGCCGGCACACCTTCCCGAACGGCTTCGCGAACGCACGCTGCTGTCGCGGCTGCTGCCCCTGGGCGGGCCCACCGATCCGGTCGGCTTCGCCCTCGGCAAGCTGCGCGAACGCATGCTGCGCCTCTTCCCCGAGGGGTCCAACGACTTGCCGGACACGCGTCTGCTGGCCCTGCAACGGCTGTGCGTCGTCGAGCGCGACCCGGAGCGGCGCGCGCGGATGGCGGACCGGCTCGCGGCGGGGCTGCGCCGGGCGGCGGAACGGAAGGTGCCCCGTACGTTGCAGGACCTGGCGGTGCCGGTGTGCGAGGCGGTCGCCGAGGCGCACGGGCCGCTGGAGGGGGCGCGGCTGCTGGAGGAGGTCCTCGCCTTCCACGACGCACAGGGCCGGCTCCCCGACCCTGCGCTGCCGCTGGGTCTGGCCCGGCTGCTGGAGCGGGTGCGGGGCGGACACCGGCGGGCCTTCGAGGTGCTGTGGCACCACCGCGGCCTGCGGCTGCGCGCCAGGGACTCGCATCCGCTGCTGCAGGACGCCGACCAGGCCGCCGGCCAGGTGCTCCCGCTGTACGAGGCGCTGCTTTCCCTGCTGTTCGAGCACGGCGAGAACCTGCCGCTGCCCGACGGCCGCCCGCCGGGCGTGCTGGCCTTCGACCTGCACGAGGAGGCGAAGGCCCGGGGACTGGCCGAGGACCTGGTACGGATGCCGCTGGCCAAGCCGTCGCACGTACCGCAGCGGCTGTGGGATGCGGAACAGCGGCTGCTCCACGCCCAGCGGCAGCTGGCGGGCGGGGACCGCCCGGACCGGGCCTGGTCGTGGCGCGAGTGCGTGCGGGCGCTCGCACCGCTGTACGAGGCGCTGGAGCCGTTCGCCCCGGAGTACGTACGGCTGCGCAGGGCGCAACCCGCCTGTTTCGAGGAGGCGTCGGGGCTGCTGGACCAGGCGGCACCGGCGGAGGGCATGGTGCTGGCCTCGTACTTCACCGGCGAGTCCGAGACCTTCTGCTTCGTGCTCGCCTCGGGCGAGTACGCGATGCGGTGGCACCGCATCCCGGTGGGGCGCGCGCAGCTGCACGCGGCCGCGGAGCGGATCCGCCTCACGGTCGACGGCGACCGCTCCGCGTTCCCCGCCGTCCCCCCGATCAAGCCGAGGCGGCCGGTCCCGCTGCCGCTGGAGGGGCTGGCGGAGCTGCTGCTGCCGTTCCAGGAGCTGCTGGCGGACCGCGGGCTCCTGTGCGTGGCGCCGCACGGGCCGCTGTCGGTGCTGCCGCTCGGTGCGCTGCGGCTGCCGGACGGCCGCTACTGCGTGGAGCAGGCGGCCCTGGTGTACACCCCGAGCATCTCGGGCCTGACCGCTCTGCGTGCCGCGAGGCCGGCCGGCTCGGGGAATGCGCTGTGCGTGCGGGTCGCGGCGGAGGAGGACCTGCAGAACGGCGGCAGCGGCTTCGAGGCCGAAGCGCTCCCGGCCGGCCACGGCTGGCGGCTGTCCTCACTCACCGGACCGGAGGCCACCCCGGAGGAGGTCCTGGCCGGCATCGAGCAGGCCGACCTCGCGTACATCGCCTGCCACGGCCACCAGGACCACAGCGACCCGGAGAACAGCGCCCTGCTGCTCTCCGACGGCACCGACCGCCCCAGCCGGCGCGCCGATCCCGCCTCGCAGCGGGCCAGGCGGACCTCCCTGCGGGCCCGCGACCTGGCCGAGTCACGCACCCCGTCCCGCGTGGTGCTGCGCGCCTGCTCGGTCGGCTGGCACGAGCCGGACCACCCCGGTGAGGACTTCACGGGCCTCCCCCGCGCCCTGCTGCGCGGCGGCACCCGCACGGTCCTCGCCCCCGTCTGGCAGGTCGACCGCACCAGCTCGGCGGCCCTGCTCGACGAGGTGACCGGTGCGGTGATGCGCGGACGCCCGATGTGGCGCGCCCTGTGGGACGCCCAGCGCCGCATGCTCGCCGATGCCGACCACGCCTACCTGTCCCACCCCTACCACTGGGCGGCGTTCGTCCCGCTCGGGGACTGGAGTTGA